In one window of Prevotella fusca JCM 17724 DNA:
- a CDS encoding fumarate reductase, whose product MWLFNSSIGRKVIMSVTGMSLILFMTFHCCMNLVALFSEKGYNMICALLGANWYAVAATAALGALTVCHIVYAFILTAQNRRARGDNRYAVTEKPATVEWASQNMLVLGIIVLLGLGLHFFNFWYNMMFAELTHVKFMYEPADGFAYIQYTFSKPVYVVLYVIWLAALWFHLSHGFWSAMQTVGINGKVWFNRWKTIGNVYVTLLMLGYLLVVLAFAFHCAPSLCCAA is encoded by the coding sequence ATGTGGTTATTTAATTCATCTATTGGTAGAAAGGTGATTATGTCCGTTACGGGTATGTCCCTGATCCTATTCATGACGTTCCACTGCTGTATGAATCTTGTTGCGCTCTTTTCTGAAAAGGGTTACAACATGATTTGTGCGCTGTTGGGTGCTAACTGGTATGCTGTAGCAGCTACTGCAGCCCTTGGCGCATTGACAGTTTGTCACATCGTTTATGCGTTCATTCTTACAGCACAGAACCGCCGTGCACGTGGTGATAACCGTTATGCAGTTACAGAGAAGCCTGCAACAGTAGAGTGGGCAAGCCAGAACATGCTCGTTCTCGGTATCATCGTGCTGCTCGGTCTTGGACTTCACTTTTTCAACTTCTGGTACAATATGATGTTTGCAGAGCTTACTCATGTCAAATTTATGTATGAACCAGCTGATGGTTTTGCTTACATTCAGTACACTTTCTCTAAACCAGTGTATGTAGTTCTCTATGTTATCTGGCTTGCAGCATTGTGGTTCCATCTCTCTCACGGTTTCTGGAGTGCTATGCAGACAGTAGGTATCAATGGTAAGGTATGGTTCAACCGTTGGAAGACCATCGGTAACGTTTATGTTACACTGTTGATGCTCGGTTATCTCCTTGTAGTGCTTGCATTTGCTTTCCATTGTGCACCAAGCCTTTGCTGTGCTGCATAA
- a CDS encoding fumarate reductase/succinate dehydrogenase flavoprotein subunit: MTKTLNSRIPEGPVAEKWTNYKAHQRLVNPKNKLKLDVIVVGTGLAGASAAASLGEMGFNVYNFCIQDSPRRAHSIAAQGGINAAKNYQNDGDSVYRLFYDTVKGGDYRAREANVYRLAEVSNDIIDQCVAQGVPFAREYGGMLANRSFGGAQVSRTFYAKGQTGQQLLLGAYSSLSAQVETGKVKLYTRYEMEDVVIVDGHARGIIAKNLVTGELERFTANAVVIATGGYGNAYFLSTNAMGCNCTAAIQCYRKGAYMANPSYVQIHPTCIPVHGDKQSKLTLMSESLRNDGRIWVPKKEEDAKALQAGTKKGSDIPEEDRDYYLERRYPAFGNLVPRDVASRAAKERCDHGFGVNNTGLAVFLDFSESINRLGIDTILQRYGNLFDMYEEITDVNPGELANEINGVKYYNPMMIFPAIHYTMGGIWVDYELMTTVPGLFSIGECNFSDHGANRLGASALMQGLADGYFVLPYTIQNYLADQALWGKVSTDRPEFVEAEKAVMAETDRLMGIQGKRSVDSLHKELGHIMWEYVGMGRTKEGLEEGLKQLKALREEFNTNLFIPGKKEGLNVELDKAIHLRDFILMGELVARDALHREESCGGHFREEHQTEEGEAKRDDENFFYVGCWEYQGDDTKTPELIKEPLEYEAIKVQTRNYKN; encoded by the coding sequence ATGACTAAGACATTAAATTCCAGAATACCAGAAGGACCAGTAGCTGAGAAATGGACCAACTATAAGGCTCATCAGCGTTTGGTTAACCCAAAGAATAAACTGAAACTGGATGTTATCGTTGTCGGTACAGGTCTGGCTGGTGCCAGTGCTGCCGCTTCTCTCGGTGAGATGGGCTTCAACGTATATAACTTCTGCATCCAGGATTCACCACGTCGTGCGCACTCTATCGCTGCACAGGGTGGTATCAATGCTGCAAAGAACTATCAGAATGATGGTGACTCTGTTTACCGTCTGTTCTACGATACAGTAAAGGGTGGTGACTACCGTGCTCGTGAGGCTAACGTATATCGTCTGGCTGAGGTGTCAAACGACATCATCGACCAGTGCGTTGCACAGGGAGTTCCATTCGCTCGTGAGTATGGTGGTATGCTTGCCAACCGTTCTTTCGGTGGTGCACAGGTAAGCCGTACTTTCTATGCAAAGGGTCAGACCGGTCAGCAGCTGTTGCTCGGTGCTTACTCTTCATTGAGTGCACAGGTTGAGACTGGTAAGGTGAAGCTCTATACTCGTTATGAGATGGAGGACGTAGTTATCGTTGACGGTCACGCTCGTGGTATCATTGCAAAGAACCTCGTGACTGGTGAATTAGAGCGTTTCACAGCTAATGCTGTTGTTATCGCTACTGGTGGTTACGGTAACGCATACTTCCTTTCAACCAATGCTATGGGTTGTAACTGTACAGCTGCTATCCAGTGTTACCGTAAGGGTGCTTATATGGCTAACCCATCTTACGTTCAGATTCACCCAACTTGTATTCCTGTACACGGCGACAAGCAGTCAAAGCTGACCCTTATGTCAGAGTCTCTGCGTAATGACGGACGTATCTGGGTTCCAAAGAAAGAGGAAGATGCAAAGGCATTGCAGGCTGGTACGAAGAAGGGATCCGATATTCCGGAGGAAGACCGTGACTACTACTTGGAGCGTCGTTACCCGGCATTCGGTAACCTCGTACCTCGTGACGTTGCTTCACGTGCTGCTAAGGAGCGTTGCGACCACGGCTTTGGTGTTAATAACACTGGTCTTGCTGTGTTCCTCGACTTCTCTGAGTCAATCAACCGCCTCGGTATTGATACAATTCTCCAGCGTTATGGTAACCTCTTCGATATGTATGAGGAGATTACAGACGTTAACCCAGGCGAGCTTGCTAATGAGATTAACGGCGTGAAGTACTACAATCCAATGATGATTTTCCCTGCTATCCACTACACAATGGGTGGTATCTGGGTTGACTACGAGCTGATGACAACCGTTCCTGGTCTGTTCTCAATCGGTGAGTGTAACTTCTCTGACCACGGTGCTAACCGTCTTGGTGCTTCTGCTTTGATGCAGGGTCTTGCTGATGGTTACTTCGTATTGCCATATACTATCCAGAACTATCTCGCTGATCAGGCACTCTGGGGCAAGGTTTCAACTGACCGTCCTGAGTTTGTTGAGGCTGAGAAGGCTGTTATGGCTGAGACAGATCGCCTGATGGGTATCCAGGGTAAGCGTTCTGTTGACTCACTCCACAAGGAGCTCGGTCATATCATGTGGGAGTATGTAGGTATGGGTCGTACTAAGGAAGGTCTTGAGGAAGGTCTCAAGCAGTTGAAGGCTCTTCGTGAGGAGTTCAACACTAACCTCTTCATTCCTGGTAAGAAGGAAGGCTTGAACGTCGAGCTTGACAAGGCTATCCACCTCCGTGACTTCATCCTTATGGGTGAGCTCGTTGCTCGTGATGCTTTGCATCGTGAGGAAAGCTGCGGTGGTCACTTCCGTGAGGAGCACCAGACTGAGGAAGGTGAGGCTAAGCGTGACGATGAGAACTTCTTTTATGTTGGCTGCTGGGAGTATCAGGGTGATGACACCAAGACTCCAGAGCTTATCAAGGAACCTCTCGAGTATGAGGCAATCAAGGTACAAACACGTAACTATAAGAACTAA